A region of Dermabacter vaginalis DNA encodes the following proteins:
- a CDS encoding DEAD/DEAH box helicase family protein, producing MGNFDFLRAEWPQIHESCAKAESYVTNDPSTACILARRSIEVLVMHLYRLLDLPEPYKRDLAAHIADPRFKRITGDGITTKLMLIKNVGNKAVHSPQPIPAGAALQVMRELYLVMVWAAFRYSASPDAVPMGQQFDPKLAAQAAPLSRADVVKLAEKFREQDEAHARALEERDSLIAELDAEIEKMRAEVRAAQAEKTRSDTQDYREDETRDQFIDLLLNEAGWPLDKQRDREYPVTGMPSATGKGYVDYVLWGSDGLPLAVVEAKRTRRSPLEGQEQARLYADALEREFGRRPIIYYTNGYTHEIWDDASGYPPRAVQGFATAEQLELLIQRRLTRRPLATEPVDPEIAGRYYQVRAISAIGNAFDSKQRHALLVMATGTGKTRTSVALVKQLMNAGWVKNVLFLADRTALVDQAHKAFLAHYPESGPVNLLKDPDKSGRVSFCTYQTMLGLIQKVDGEQRLFGPGHFDLVIIDEAHRSVYAKYGYIFEYFDSLLLGLTATPKDEVDHNTYRLFQLEDGVPTDAYSLDQGITDGYLVPPKGVSVGTTFLRRGIRYSDLSESEKDDWDMMDWGEDGPPDSIEADEINRFLFNEDTVDKVLALLMESGHKVAGGDRLAKTIIFAKNQRHADFIAQRFDAGWPHLAGEFARVITHGVSYASSLIESFENADSAPHIAISVDMLDTGIDVPEVANLVFFKPVRSKTKFWQMIGRGTRLCPGLYGEGEDKKDFYVFDFCGNLEFFSQNLPTVEGSLQKSLTQRIFEHRVALVRGIDMSNGDPDLRRDTAQLLHEFVTGMTLDNVLVRPHRRLVEKFSDGNAWDDLSAEDAHDVLTLGGLPSKANVGPEPAKRFDLLILRAQVALLDGDTAGVDRIRETVQAIATDLLGRTSIPLVVARADLLEDVAGDDWWVDVTLPMLELARVRLRDLAGFVVSDGGRNPVYTDFEDTLTDAVDIDLPGTTPGMNWDRFRDKTRAYLREHSDHLAIQKLRRNKQLTETDLGEFEKMLQQLGAERTHIDRAVHESGSLGLFLRSLSGLDRAAAVEAFAQFLDESTHTVEQIRFVDMIVSELTVNGIMEPSRIFESPYTDDFQPVDTLFPETDVESIVTSLRVIRANADPEQKRA from the coding sequence ATCACCACGAAACTGATGCTCATCAAAAACGTGGGCAACAAGGCCGTGCACTCCCCGCAGCCAATTCCCGCGGGTGCCGCCCTGCAGGTCATGAGGGAGCTCTACCTCGTCATGGTGTGGGCCGCGTTTCGCTACTCGGCCTCGCCCGATGCCGTGCCGATGGGACAGCAGTTCGACCCGAAGCTCGCTGCGCAGGCTGCGCCGCTGTCCCGCGCGGACGTCGTGAAACTCGCCGAAAAGTTCAGGGAACAAGACGAAGCGCACGCACGCGCACTCGAAGAGCGCGACAGCCTCATCGCAGAACTCGACGCGGAAATCGAGAAGATGCGCGCCGAAGTCCGGGCCGCGCAAGCAGAAAAAACCCGCAGCGACACCCAGGACTACCGGGAAGACGAAACCCGCGACCAGTTCATCGACCTGCTGCTCAACGAAGCCGGATGGCCGCTCGACAAGCAGCGCGACCGCGAATACCCCGTCACGGGAATGCCGAGCGCAACCGGCAAGGGGTACGTGGACTACGTGCTGTGGGGGTCCGACGGTCTCCCGCTTGCCGTCGTCGAAGCAAAACGCACGCGCCGCTCACCCCTCGAAGGCCAAGAACAAGCCCGCCTATATGCCGACGCCCTCGAACGAGAATTCGGGCGAAGGCCCATCATCTACTACACCAACGGCTACACGCACGAGATCTGGGACGATGCCTCGGGCTACCCGCCGCGTGCCGTGCAAGGGTTCGCGACCGCTGAACAGCTTGAGCTTCTCATCCAGCGCCGCTTGACCCGCCGCCCGCTCGCCACTGAACCCGTGGATCCCGAGATCGCGGGCCGTTACTACCAAGTGCGTGCCATCAGCGCCATAGGTAACGCGTTCGACAGCAAGCAGCGCCACGCCCTGCTCGTCATGGCGACCGGCACGGGCAAGACCCGTACGTCCGTGGCCCTCGTCAAACAGCTCATGAACGCTGGGTGGGTGAAAAACGTGCTGTTCCTCGCCGACCGCACGGCTCTCGTGGACCAGGCGCATAAGGCGTTTCTTGCGCACTATCCCGAATCGGGGCCCGTCAACCTCCTGAAGGACCCCGATAAGTCGGGCCGAGTGTCTTTCTGCACGTACCAGACGATGCTCGGGCTGATTCAAAAAGTCGACGGCGAGCAGCGACTCTTTGGCCCCGGGCACTTCGACCTCGTGATCATCGACGAGGCCCACCGCAGCGTGTATGCGAAATACGGCTACATCTTCGAATACTTCGATTCGCTTCTGCTTGGCCTTACCGCGACCCCGAAAGACGAGGTCGACCACAACACCTACCGGCTGTTCCAGCTCGAAGACGGTGTTCCCACCGACGCCTACTCCCTCGACCAGGGCATCACAGACGGGTACCTCGTGCCGCCGAAGGGTGTGTCCGTGGGGACGACGTTCTTGCGCCGCGGCATCCGCTATAGCGATCTCAGTGAAAGCGAAAAAGACGACTGGGACATGATGGACTGGGGCGAAGACGGGCCGCCTGACAGCATCGAGGCCGATGAAATCAACCGCTTCCTCTTCAACGAGGACACGGTGGATAAGGTTCTCGCGCTCCTCATGGAATCCGGCCACAAGGTTGCCGGAGGAGACCGCCTCGCTAAAACCATCATCTTCGCGAAGAACCAGCGCCACGCCGATTTCATTGCCCAGCGATTCGATGCTGGCTGGCCGCATCTCGCGGGGGAGTTTGCGCGCGTCATCACGCACGGCGTTTCCTACGCGAGCTCGCTTATCGAAAGTTTCGAGAACGCGGATTCCGCTCCGCATATCGCGATCAGCGTGGACATGCTCGACACCGGCATCGACGTTCCCGAAGTGGCGAACCTCGTGTTTTTCAAACCCGTGCGCTCGAAAACAAAATTCTGGCAGATGATCGGCCGCGGCACCCGCCTGTGCCCCGGCCTCTACGGCGAAGGTGAAGACAAGAAAGACTTCTACGTCTTCGACTTCTGCGGCAACCTCGAATTCTTCAGCCAGAACCTCCCTACCGTCGAAGGTTCTCTTCAAAAGTCGCTCACCCAGCGCATTTTCGAGCACCGCGTGGCGCTCGTGCGCGGCATTGACATGTCGAACGGCGACCCCGATCTTCGCCGCGACACCGCCCAGCTCCTCCACGAGTTCGTCACCGGGATGACTCTCGACAACGTGCTCGTGCGCCCACATCGTCGGCTCGTGGAAAAATTTAGCGACGGCAATGCGTGGGACGATCTCAGTGCCGAAGACGCCCACGACGTGCTCACACTTGGCGGCTTGCCGAGCAAAGCAAACGTCGGACCCGAGCCCGCCAAACGCTTTGACCTGCTGATCCTGCGTGCCCAAGTGGCCCTTCTGGACGGTGACACCGCTGGTGTTGACCGCATTCGCGAAACCGTGCAGGCCATCGCGACGGACCTGCTAGGCCGCACCAGCATCCCCCTCGTCGTCGCCCGCGCCGATCTGCTCGAGGACGTCGCCGGAGACGACTGGTGGGTGGACGTCACCCTGCCAATGCTCGAACTCGCCCGCGTGCGCCTGCGCGACCTCGCGGGGTTTGTGGTGTCCGACGGCGGCCGCAACCCGGTGTACACCGACTTTGAAGACACCCTCACCGATGCCGTCGACATCGATCTTCCCGGCACAACGCCCGGCATGAACTGGGATAGATTCCGCGACAAAACCAGGGCCTACCTGCGCGAACACAGCGACCACCTCGCGATCCAAAAGCTCCGCCGCAACAAGCAACTCACCGAGACCGACCTTGGTGAGTTCGAGAAAATGCTCCAACAACTCGGGGCAGAACGAACCCACATCGACAGGGCCGTTCACGAAAGCGGAAGCCTCGGCCTGTTCCTCCGCTCCCTATCGGGACTCGATCGTGCCGCAGCGGTTGAAGCCTTCGCACAGTTCCTCGACGAGTCCACGCACACCGTCGAGCAGATTCGCTTCGTCGACATGATCGTTTCCGAACTCACCGTGAACGGCATCATGGAGCCGAGCCGAATCTTCGAATCCCCGTACACGGACGACTTCCAACCCGTCGATACTCTCTTCCCTGAAACGGACGTCGAGAGCATCGTGACGAGCCTCCGAGTGATCCGCGCGAACGCTGATCCTGAACAGAAACGCGCCTGA
- a CDS encoding DLW-39 family protein, with protein sequence MKYLRALLMLIASAAVGLIAWRKVEEKQLRDDLWQEAEEQTR encoded by the coding sequence GTGAAGTATCTACGCGCACTTCTCATGCTCATCGCCTCCGCCGCCGTCGGCCTCATCGCCTGGCGGAAAGTTGAAGAAAAACAGTTGAGGGATGATCTTTGGCAAGAAGCCGAAGAGCAGACTCGCTGA